From a single Pseudalkalibacillus hwajinpoensis genomic region:
- a CDS encoding YjiH family protein: MEVKQEKSYSLKDDNQSAKASHSNSTYAWFLIPSLIGILLFLVPVPFNGKITIGVGIMAESIQTALAPILPGFMTAILVLSALIPIIAKAFEPKVIMLRPFLKQLFYVNWFWIGTRIIGALFAVMTLLQFGPSFIISDVSGGTMLYALVPVLAAWFLFAGLLMPLLLEFGLMDFIGTALRKVMRPLFKLPGRSSIDALASWMGAGTVGVLITTKQYEEGYYTKREAAVIATNFSINSIAFSLVVISFIGLEDMFVPFYFTVVVAGLIAAIICPRIPPLSRKADTYYEGTGKQISEDVPEGVSSYQWGLQKALEKASEVKGVKQVAQQGVNTVLDIYFALIPLVMALGTIALIIAEFTPFFTYLSLPIVPILELMQIPEAAAAAPAMLVGFADMFLPAVIGTGIESELTRFVIAAVSLTQLIYMSEIGILLVKSKIPISVLELAIIFLQRTVITLPIIVVMAHFFL, from the coding sequence ATGGAAGTAAAACAAGAAAAGTCCTATTCGCTAAAAGATGACAATCAATCTGCAAAAGCTTCACATTCTAATAGCACGTATGCATGGTTTCTCATCCCGTCTTTAATTGGTATTTTATTATTTCTCGTACCTGTCCCTTTCAACGGAAAGATTACGATTGGGGTCGGGATCATGGCGGAATCAATCCAGACCGCGCTAGCTCCAATCTTGCCAGGCTTTATGACCGCTATTCTCGTTTTGTCAGCTCTTATTCCAATTATTGCAAAAGCATTTGAACCAAAAGTCATTATGCTCCGCCCGTTCTTAAAGCAATTATTCTATGTTAACTGGTTCTGGATTGGTACAAGAATCATAGGTGCACTTTTTGCGGTGATGACATTGCTTCAATTTGGCCCAAGCTTCATTATTTCTGATGTTTCCGGCGGAACAATGCTTTACGCGCTCGTTCCCGTCCTTGCAGCGTGGTTCCTTTTCGCTGGACTATTAATGCCTTTACTTCTTGAATTCGGGTTAATGGATTTTATAGGGACCGCACTTCGAAAAGTGATGCGTCCATTATTTAAGCTTCCTGGTCGCTCTTCAATTGATGCACTCGCATCATGGATGGGTGCAGGAACAGTAGGGGTTCTAATCACGACAAAGCAATATGAAGAAGGGTACTATACAAAACGAGAAGCTGCTGTTATTGCAACAAACTTTTCGATTAACTCAATTGCTTTCAGTCTTGTAGTCATTAGCTTCATCGGATTAGAAGATATGTTCGTTCCATTTTATTTCACCGTTGTTGTCGCTGGTCTAATAGCTGCGATTATTTGCCCGCGTATACCGCCTCTTTCGAGAAAGGCTGATACGTATTATGAAGGGACAGGTAAACAAATTTCTGAAGATGTACCAGAAGGAGTATCAAGTTATCAGTGGGGGCTCCAAAAAGCCTTAGAAAAAGCTTCCGAAGTAAAAGGAGTTAAGCAGGTTGCCCAACAGGGAGTAAACACAGTGCTTGATATTTATTTTGCCCTGATCCCACTCGTTATGGCGCTTGGAACAATTGCATTGATTATTGCTGAATTCACACCATTCTTTACTTATCTATCCTTACCAATCGTTCCAATTCTTGAATTGATGCAAATTCCTGAAGCCGCTGCCGCTGCTCCTGCCATGCTTGTCGGGTTTGCGGATATGTTCTTGCCGGCGGTCATTGGTACGGGAATTGAAAGTGAACTCACTCGCTTCGTAATTGCAGCTGTTTCATTAACCCAGCTTATCTATATGTCTGAGATTGGTATTTTACTAGTGAAATCTAAAATTCCAATTTCTGTTCTTGAACTCGCAATTATTTTCCTGCAACGTACGGTTATCACTCTACCTATTATCGTAGTTATGGCTCATTTCTTTTTATAA
- a CDS encoding sigma-54 interaction domain-containing protein — MTEWNEYKAIFHSLQEDILVTDLNGIIVKVSEGTGMVYGVKADDLMGRSVFELEKEGLFTPLATPMVVKSRKRVTFVQTGPDGKKLLVTGLPVFDGSGKLVRIVSYSHDITELMEIKAGMEEMSVEMERVRGELERLKQRQDDGGIVARSEAMRKVMATGKQVAGVDVNVLLLGESGVGKTEMAQYIHHKSSRRSGPFIEVNCGAIPEALFEAELFGYEEGSFTGARKGGRMGLAEMATSGTLFLDEIGELSLQNQVKVLKLIQEKRFYRLGGRKEIHSDFRLISATNKDLDLSVREKSFREDLFFRLNVVPLMIPPLRERREDIPPLIQSFVDRFCEQYKRMRLLNKFVLHELSQNEWRGNVRELMNLIERLIVTSDSFIIQVEDLPKSYRIKEERYSKMNNFNETLQETIERVEKERLEQAKKQFRTTTKIADALGMSQPTVVRKLRKYRIK; from the coding sequence ATGACAGAATGGAACGAATATAAAGCGATCTTTCATTCCTTACAGGAAGATATCCTTGTAACGGATCTGAATGGGATCATCGTTAAAGTAAGTGAAGGGACAGGAATGGTTTATGGTGTTAAAGCGGATGATTTAATGGGGAGGTCCGTTTTTGAGCTTGAAAAGGAAGGGTTATTCACACCACTTGCAACGCCGATGGTCGTAAAATCAAGGAAGCGCGTCACTTTTGTCCAAACGGGTCCTGATGGCAAAAAACTCCTTGTGACAGGATTGCCTGTATTTGATGGGAGCGGAAAGCTTGTACGAATTGTGAGCTACTCACATGATATTACGGAATTAATGGAAATCAAAGCGGGCATGGAGGAGATGTCTGTAGAGATGGAGCGTGTCAGAGGTGAGCTTGAGCGTCTTAAGCAGCGACAGGATGACGGCGGTATTGTCGCAAGAAGTGAGGCAATGAGGAAAGTCATGGCAACAGGGAAACAGGTGGCAGGAGTTGATGTTAATGTATTGCTCCTCGGCGAGTCAGGTGTAGGGAAAACCGAAATGGCACAATACATCCATCACAAAAGTAGCCGTAGAAGTGGTCCTTTTATTGAAGTGAATTGTGGAGCCATTCCAGAGGCGCTATTTGAAGCTGAATTATTTGGATATGAAGAGGGCTCATTTACGGGCGCTAGAAAAGGGGGGCGTATGGGACTTGCAGAAATGGCCACGTCAGGAACGCTATTTCTAGATGAAATCGGTGAGCTTTCACTACAGAATCAAGTGAAAGTATTAAAGCTCATCCAGGAAAAACGTTTCTATCGCCTTGGAGGAAGAAAAGAAATTCACTCTGATTTTCGACTTATAAGTGCCACAAATAAAGATCTGGATCTTTCCGTGCGGGAGAAATCGTTTCGAGAGGATTTATTCTTTCGGCTGAACGTGGTCCCACTAATGATCCCGCCACTTCGAGAACGTAGAGAAGACATTCCACCCCTTATCCAATCATTTGTTGATCGCTTTTGTGAACAGTATAAACGAATGCGTCTATTGAATAAATTTGTCCTCCATGAGCTCAGTCAGAATGAATGGAGAGGAAATGTACGGGAGCTGATGAACTTAATTGAGCGACTGATTGTTACTTCAGATTCATTCATTATACAGGTTGAAGACTTGCCGAAATCATACAGGATTAAAGAAGAGCGTTATTCAAAAATGAATAATTTTAATGAGACGTTACAGGAAACAATTGAAAGAGTTGAAAAAGAGCGATTAGAGCAAGCAAAAAAACAATTCCGCACCACAACTAAGATTGCTGATGCACTGGGGATGAGCCAGCCAACGGTAGTCAGGAAACTCAGAAAATACAGAATAAAATGA
- a CDS encoding endonuclease yields MNNTRRRTYGTVAFMVVVSLVIMYFSITPSHATGTGTSSSPYTVAQGIANQGSSQVNVEGYIVGKPVSSSSITTSDFSDDYAVAIADDVNETNVNEMLFVQIPSSFRSNYGLQSNPDLMGEMIEVSGSLTAYFAHPGVKSVSDMLTSGDVSDPGSGGTPPYDDTYYNSAIGKTGNSLKTELHMIIDDHVELSYSDVWNALRVTDEDPSNPNNVLLLYSGKSQSKFDNGGNVDDWNREHVWAKSHGDFGTSMGPGTDIHHLRPTDVTVNSSRGNLDFDNGGTEHGEAPGNYYDGDSWEPRDSVKGDVARMIFYMAVRYEGDSGEVDLEVNNIVDNGSAPYIGKVSVLKAWNEMDPVDSFEENRNNMIYDQFQHNRNPFIDHPEWVEAIW; encoded by the coding sequence ATGAACAACACACGTCGTCGTACGTATGGCACGGTTGCATTCATGGTTGTTGTATCACTTGTCATCATGTATTTTTCGATTACACCATCACATGCGACCGGCACAGGAACATCATCTTCACCTTATACAGTTGCACAGGGAATAGCGAATCAGGGAAGCTCACAGGTTAACGTAGAAGGGTATATTGTTGGTAAGCCGGTTTCCTCATCTTCAATTACAACAAGTGATTTTTCTGATGATTATGCGGTCGCGATTGCCGATGATGTGAATGAAACAAATGTAAATGAGATGCTTTTTGTTCAAATTCCATCTTCATTTAGAAGCAATTATGGGTTGCAAAGCAATCCTGACTTAATGGGGGAAATGATTGAAGTCAGTGGCTCTTTAACAGCCTATTTCGCTCACCCGGGTGTGAAAAGTGTTTCCGATATGTTAACTAGTGGAGATGTCAGTGATCCTGGTTCTGGTGGTACTCCTCCTTATGATGATACATATTACAATTCAGCTATCGGGAAGACAGGTAATTCACTTAAGACAGAGTTACACATGATTATTGATGATCATGTAGAACTTTCTTATAGTGATGTCTGGAATGCCCTTCGTGTTACAGATGAAGACCCATCGAATCCAAACAATGTCCTTCTTCTTTACAGTGGCAAATCACAAAGTAAATTTGATAATGGTGGAAACGTCGATGACTGGAATCGTGAGCACGTCTGGGCAAAGTCCCATGGCGATTTCGGAACTTCAATGGGGCCAGGGACAGACATTCATCATTTACGGCCAACAGATGTAACAGTGAACAGCTCTCGAGGTAATCTGGATTTTGATAATGGTGGTACTGAACATGGTGAAGCACCTGGAAATTATTACGACGGGGATTCATGGGAGCCACGTGATAGCGTAAAAGGTGATGTGGCCAGAATGATTTTCTACATGGCGGTACGTTATGAAGGAGATAGCGGTGAAGTTGATCTTGAAGTGAATAATATTGTCGATAATGGATCAGCTCCATATATCGGTAAAGTTTCGGTACTGAAAGCATGGAACGAAATGGATCCAGTTGACTCGTTTGAGGAGAATCGCAATAACATGATTTACGATCAGTTCCAGCACAACCGCAATCCGTTTATTGATCATCCTGAATGGGTTGAAGCAATCTGGTAG
- the abc-f gene encoding ribosomal protection-like ABC-F family protein, which yields MSILTVKNLTHGFGDRAIFEDVSFRLLKGEHIGLVGANGEGKSTFMNIITGKLEPDEGTVEWSKNVRVGYLDQHTVLERGMSIRDALKGAFQYLFDYEAEMNELFNKMGEASPEELEKLLEETGTMQDMLANNDFYVIDAKIEEIARGLGLDEIGLEKDVQDLSGGQRTKVLLAKLLLEKPDILLLDEPTNYLDEQHIVWLRRYLQEYENAFILISHDIPFLNSVINLIYHMESQELTRYVGDYDNFLSVYEVKKQQVEAAFKKQQQEISQLKDFVARNKARVATRNMAMSRQKKLDKMDVIEIAKEKPKPEFYFKQARASGKLIFETKDLVIGYDEPLSRPLNLSMERGQKIALMGANGIGKTTLLRSILGEIKPISGSVELGDYLYTGYFEQEIKTRTSNTCIEELWREFPHYSQAQIRAALSKCGLTTKHIESKVDVLSGGEKAKLRLCKLMNNESNLLVFDEPTNHLDVEAKAELKRALNEYKGSIILISHEPEFYQDIATDVWNCEDWTTKLV from the coding sequence ATGAGTATATTGACCGTGAAAAACCTTACGCACGGATTCGGTGACCGTGCCATTTTTGAAGATGTATCATTCCGTCTCCTAAAAGGCGAGCATATTGGACTAGTTGGCGCAAACGGTGAAGGAAAATCTACTTTCATGAACATTATCACAGGTAAGCTTGAACCTGATGAAGGAACTGTGGAATGGTCAAAAAATGTGAGGGTGGGTTACCTTGATCAACACACAGTTCTTGAACGCGGCATGTCCATTCGCGACGCTTTAAAAGGGGCCTTTCAATACCTTTTTGATTACGAAGCTGAAATGAATGAGCTATTTAACAAGATGGGTGAAGCTTCCCCAGAAGAGCTGGAGAAATTACTTGAAGAAACAGGTACGATGCAGGATATGCTCGCTAACAATGACTTCTATGTAATTGACGCGAAGATTGAAGAAATCGCACGTGGACTCGGTCTTGATGAGATTGGTCTGGAGAAAGATGTTCAGGATTTAAGTGGCGGCCAGAGAACCAAAGTGCTTCTTGCTAAGCTTCTTTTAGAAAAACCTGATATTCTGTTGCTCGATGAGCCTACAAACTACCTTGATGAGCAGCACATTGTCTGGCTAAGACGCTATTTGCAGGAATATGAAAATGCATTTATTTTAATTTCCCATGATATCCCATTTTTAAACAGCGTTATTAATCTGATCTACCATATGGAAAGTCAAGAGTTAACAAGATATGTAGGGGACTATGATAATTTCCTTTCCGTGTACGAAGTAAAGAAACAGCAGGTAGAAGCAGCGTTTAAAAAGCAGCAGCAGGAAATTTCGCAACTAAAAGACTTTGTGGCAAGAAACAAAGCGAGAGTTGCGACACGTAACATGGCCATGTCCAGGCAAAAGAAGCTGGATAAGATGGATGTCATAGAGATCGCTAAAGAAAAACCGAAGCCAGAATTTTATTTCAAGCAAGCACGTGCATCTGGAAAGCTTATTTTTGAAACAAAAGATCTCGTTATCGGATATGATGAGCCATTGTCTCGTCCATTAAATCTTTCTATGGAAAGAGGCCAAAAAATTGCGCTAATGGGAGCAAACGGGATCGGTAAAACAACCCTTCTCCGCAGCATTCTTGGTGAAATCAAACCAATTAGCGGTTCAGTTGAACTTGGTGATTACCTCTACACAGGCTATTTCGAACAGGAGATCAAGACAAGGACGTCTAACACGTGTATCGAAGAACTCTGGAGAGAATTCCCTCATTATAGCCAGGCACAAATACGTGCAGCGCTTTCCAAATGTGGATTAACGACCAAACACATTGAAAGCAAGGTTGATGTTCTCAGTGGTGGAGAAAAGGCCAAACTAAGACTTTGTAAACTCATGAACAACGAATCAAATTTACTCGTTTTTGATGAGCCTACTAACCACCTTGACGTTGAAGCAAAAGCAGAGCTAAAGCGGGCATTGAACGAATACAAAGGCAGCATCATTCTCATTTCACACGAACCTGAATTTTATCAGGACATTGCAACAGACGTGTGGAACTGTGAGGATTGGACAACTAAATTAGTTTAG
- a CDS encoding FAD-dependent oxidoreductase has product MNSNHTWPNAPEPLWKVENSLEAHPPLREDMSTDVVIVGGGITGITAGYLLANEGKKVIIIESDRLLNGTTGHTSAKITAQHDLIYDEFLNHFGQEKAKLYYEANNDALQFIKQTVDTLSISCSYSEEDAYLYASTEEYARKLSNEMRAYQKLGIQGEFMNSIPIDVSVKAAISMKNQGQFDPIAYLAPLIQNFKEKGGQVFEQTVAIDVEKGSNPVIITKTGAKITCETIIASTHFPFYDGNALYFSRMYAERSYVLAAKTKKAYPGGMYLSAENPKRSLRSHTLGGEKLVLFGGESHKTGQGHRMSDHYQALKFFGEETFGLTEVLYRWSAQDLFTLDKLPYIGPVTKSEPNILIATGFHKWGMTNGTAAALLFRDYILEKTNPYLDLFTPSRFYADPSIKTFLVQNADVAGQFVKGKLSFPTKQVSDLNIDEAAVVRVNGKKAGAYKDKHGKLHVVDTTCTHLHCEVAWNDDDRTWDCPCHGSRFNIDGQVVEGPAEKPLIDLTGELE; this is encoded by the coding sequence TTGAATTCAAATCATACGTGGCCAAATGCTCCAGAACCTCTCTGGAAAGTGGAAAATTCTCTTGAAGCCCATCCCCCCCTTAGAGAAGACATGTCCACAGATGTTGTGATCGTTGGCGGAGGGATAACTGGAATAACTGCAGGGTATCTTCTTGCTAATGAAGGCAAGAAGGTCATTATCATTGAGTCTGATCGGCTTCTCAATGGTACCACTGGGCACACATCAGCCAAAATAACCGCTCAGCACGATTTGATCTATGATGAATTTCTTAATCATTTTGGGCAAGAGAAGGCAAAGCTCTACTATGAAGCAAATAACGATGCTTTACAATTTATTAAACAAACAGTTGATACGTTATCTATTTCTTGTTCTTACTCAGAGGAAGATGCCTATTTGTATGCTAGTACAGAGGAGTATGCTCGAAAACTGTCAAACGAAATGCGTGCCTACCAGAAACTAGGCATTCAAGGAGAATTCATGAACAGCATCCCAATTGATGTTTCTGTTAAAGCTGCCATTTCAATGAAAAATCAGGGACAATTTGATCCTATCGCCTATCTTGCTCCCCTCATTCAAAATTTCAAAGAAAAAGGAGGGCAAGTATTCGAGCAAACCGTAGCCATCGATGTTGAAAAAGGTTCAAACCCAGTCATAATTACAAAAACCGGAGCAAAAATAACGTGTGAAACCATCATTGCTTCCACGCATTTCCCTTTTTATGATGGGAATGCTCTTTATTTTTCTAGAATGTACGCCGAGCGATCTTACGTACTTGCTGCCAAAACAAAAAAGGCATATCCAGGTGGCATGTATTTAAGTGCAGAAAACCCAAAGCGGTCATTGAGAAGCCACACGTTAGGCGGTGAAAAACTTGTCCTCTTTGGTGGTGAGAGCCACAAGACAGGACAGGGGCATCGAATGAGCGATCATTATCAGGCGCTAAAGTTTTTCGGAGAAGAGACATTTGGCCTTACAGAGGTTTTGTACAGATGGTCCGCCCAGGATCTTTTCACTCTCGATAAGTTGCCGTACATAGGACCCGTCACCAAGAGTGAGCCAAACATTCTCATCGCGACTGGTTTCCATAAATGGGGGATGACGAACGGGACGGCAGCTGCATTACTTTTTAGAGATTACATTCTTGAAAAGACCAATCCGTATCTCGATTTATTTACACCGTCACGTTTTTATGCTGATCCAAGTATTAAAACCTTCCTTGTTCAAAATGCCGATGTGGCAGGACAGTTCGTTAAAGGGAAACTTTCTTTTCCAACTAAACAGGTTTCTGATCTGAATATTGATGAAGCTGCTGTTGTACGAGTAAATGGAAAAAAAGCAGGAGCTTATAAAGATAAACATGGCAAGTTACACGTCGTTGATACTACATGTACACATCTGCATTGTGAAGTAGCCTGGAATGATGATGATAGGACCTGGGACTGTCCATGCCATGGATCGCGCTTTAATATTGATGGTCAGGTAGTTGAAGGTCCCGCTGAAAAACCCCTTATAGACCTAACAGGTGAACTTGAGTAG
- a CDS encoding MarR family transcriptional regulator, with protein sequence MTSTTSIFHTLHQQVRFVTKEANERLKAYNLYSSQWSILYCLDQFGPMKQTEIWQYLNVEAPTTTRTLVRMEKNNWIHREQGSDKRERIVSLTKNAEELLPEIKTSIHEMEKLLLEQLSLEERELFLHLLNQIGFKEGSGTYVR encoded by the coding sequence ATGACATCAACAACTTCTATTTTTCACACGCTTCATCAACAAGTTCGTTTTGTAACCAAAGAAGCAAACGAACGCTTGAAGGCCTATAACCTGTATAGTTCACAATGGTCCATTCTTTACTGCCTTGATCAATTTGGTCCAATGAAACAGACTGAGATCTGGCAGTATTTAAATGTAGAAGCGCCTACCACGACGCGAACCCTTGTCAGAATGGAAAAAAACAACTGGATTCATCGCGAACAGGGATCAGATAAGCGCGAGAGGATCGTAAGTTTAACCAAAAACGCTGAAGAACTTCTACCAGAAATCAAAACATCGATTCATGAAATGGAAAAGTTACTTCTAGAACAGCTTTCTTTAGAAGAGAGAGAGCTTTTTCTTCACCTCTTGAATCAAATCGGTTTTAAGGAAGGGTCTGGAACTTATGTCCGCTAA